CGCCGAGATCGACCCGTCGCAGTGGAGCCGGCATTACGACCTGTTCGAGGTGGACGGCGTGACCCCGCTGACGCAGGAGCGCGTGCCGCTGTACCGGGCGCTGCGCGGCGAACTGGTGCAGGGCACCGAGATGGTCATCGCGCCGCGCGGACTGGCGCGCCGCACGGTCGTGGCGTCCGGCGGGCCGCTGACCGGGCCGGGCGGGCAGGCGCTCGGCGCGGTGGTGGCCATGCATGACATCACGGACCGCAAGCACGCCGAGTCGCGGCTGCGGCACGAGGCGCTGCACGACCGCCTGACCGGGCTGCCGAACCGGTCGCTGCTGCACAGCCTGCTGGAAAAGACCATGCAGCGCTTCGAGCGCGAGCCGAACAACCCGTACGCGGTGATGTTCCTGGACCTGGACGACTTCAAGAACGTGAACGACTTGTACGGGCACCTGACCGGCGACCGCCTGCTGCTGGAAACGGCGGCGCGCCTCAAGGACGCCGTGCGCAAGACCGACACGGTCGCCCGTCTGGGCGGCGACGAGTTCGCGGTGCTGCTCGACGCCCCCTGCGACGAGGTGAACGCCCTGCGTGTCGCCGAGCGGCTTCAGCGGGCCATGGCCCGCCCGTTCCGCCTGCAGCGTGACGAGGTGCGGGTGTCCACGTCCATCGGGCTGGCGAACGCCCGGCGCGCCTACACCCGCACCGAGGAGCCGCTGCGGGACGCGGACACCGCCATGTACGTCGCCAAGCGGCGCGGCAAGAACCGCACGGTGCTGTTCGAGCAGTCCATGCATGATCAGGCGCAGGAACGCGTGGATACCGAACGGCAACTGCGTGACGCGCTCCGGGACGGGCAGTTCCGGCTGCACTACCAGCCGATCATGGAACTCGCCCCGGGTCGCTGCGTGGGCTTCGAGGCGCTGGTGCGCTGGCAGCATCCGGCGCGCGGCCTGCTGGGTCCCGGCGCATTCCTGGAAGTCGCGGAGCGCACCGGGCTGATCGTGCCGCTGGGCGCGTGGGTGCTGCGCGAGGCGTCCCGGCAACTCCTGGAGTGGCAGACCGATCCGCAGCTGGCGCACCTGCTGGTGTCCGTGAATCTCAGTGGTCAGCAGCTTCAGGTGGAGGCCGGCGGCGAGCACGACCTGCTGGCCATGACCTTCCCGGAGGGTCTGCACCTGGAAATCACCGAGACCAGTCTGGTCGATACGCCCGAGGCGATGCGGACCATGCGGGCCCTGCACCGCCGGGGCGTGCCGCTGATGCTGGACGATTTCGGCACGGGCTTCGCGTCGCTGGCCGCCGCGCAGCGGTTCCCGGTCGACACCCTGAAGATCGACCGGAGTTTCGTGGCGCCGCTGCCCGGTGACGGAGACGACCGGCACTCAGCGATCGTGGCGAGCGTGGTCACGCTGGCGCGGCACATGAGCATGCGCGTGGTGGCCGAGGGGATCGAGACGCCGGAGCAGGCGCGGGCCGTGCAGGACCTGGGCTGCCGGTTCGCGCAGGGCTTCCTGTTCGCGCGTCCGGCCGACGCTGAGGTGGCCGCCGCGTTCGCGCGCGCGCACGCCTGAAGCCCGGACGCCCCGGCGCGCTGCCGGGCGGGGCTGTGCAGGGAGGGCCTGTCCACAGAGGAAGGCGCGGTGCGCCCCCATCCGGGGGAAAGGCAACTCCGGCAGACGCGCGCGGCGGGGTGTGAAACAGTAGTGGTGTTGACCCCTTTTCACGCGCGTGGTCACCTCGCGCCCGCCTGAACTGTTTCGCCCGGAGTCCTGCCTGCCGTGGAACTGTCGCTGCTGTACCAACTCTTCATGAATTTCAGCGTGCTGGTCACGTTGACGTTCGTGTTGAGCCTGACCTACCGCGCGTGGCCGCCGCCGCCGGGCTGGCAGCTGAAAAGCGTGCGGCTGGGGCTGACGCTGGTGTCCACGGTGGCGCTGCACCTGCTCTCGCCGTCCTTACCGCACGGGGTTCACCTGGACCTGTCGCTGGTGCCGGTGGCACTGATGGTGCTGCGCTACGGCGTCGGCAGCGGCGCCCTGATCGGCCTGCCGGCGGCGCTGCTGCCCCTGCTGTGCGCCGCCAGGACACCGGACGATCCGGTGACGCTGGGCGTGGCCCTGGGGCTGATCAACCTGCTGCTGGTCAGCGGTATCACGCACCTGTTCCGCTGGACGCTGAACATCAACGATCCGCACGGGTCCCTGCACCGGCACGCGTGGGTGGCGGTCCTGATGTTCGTGCCGTACAACCTGGGGCTCGCACTCCTGCCGGGCGGCGCGGACCTGCTGCAGTCCACGTACCTGCTGACCCTGGCCTTCCACGTGCTGGGGTTCTGGGCGGCGGCCAGCATGATCACGGGCCGGGTTTCCCTGCTGCAGAGTACCGATGCGTTCCGGGAGCAGGCGCATCAGGACGCCCTGTCGGGGTTACCGAACCGGCGTCAGTTCGAGCTGGACCTGCCGTTCACCGCGCCGGGCGACGCGCTGCTGCTGATCGACGTGGATCACTTCAAGCAGGTGAACGACCGCTTCGGGCATCCGGTCGGGGATGAGGTGCTGCGCGCCATCGGCAAGGTCCTGTCGGAAACGCTGCGCGGCCGGGACCGCGCCTACCGGTACGGCGGCGAGGAGTTCGCGGTGATCCTGCGGCGCGTGCCGGACGCCCGCAT
The DNA window shown above is from Deinococcus aquaticus and carries:
- a CDS encoding putative bifunctional diguanylate cyclase/phosphodiesterase; the protein is MTSSPGDAPDLLDVLRPLLSAAGIPEGLLRQVLTTAQSAAPDAPTAEETLRETLGALSELHRHLESLKTERDELRESFDLASQFQVVLTPHGRLLDLNDTTVQATRTTRADLLDRPLWDAPWWPRDPDSRAALRSAVAQAGRGEGASLKLPARGREGRPVVLALQFTPVQRAGQVVRVIVEGREITGQVEAVREAHLARAALEALLENVQDGIVACDAEGKLTVFNRMSREMHGLDRAEIDPSQWSRHYDLFEVDGVTPLTQERVPLYRALRGELVQGTEMVIAPRGLARRTVVASGGPLTGPGGQALGAVVAMHDITDRKHAESRLRHEALHDRLTGLPNRSLLHSLLEKTMQRFEREPNNPYAVMFLDLDDFKNVNDLYGHLTGDRLLLETAARLKDAVRKTDTVARLGGDEFAVLLDAPCDEVNALRVAERLQRAMARPFRLQRDEVRVSTSIGLANARRAYTRTEEPLRDADTAMYVAKRRGKNRTVLFEQSMHDQAQERVDTERQLRDALRDGQFRLHYQPIMELAPGRCVGFEALVRWQHPARGLLGPGAFLEVAERTGLIVPLGAWVLREASRQLLEWQTDPQLAHLLVSVNLSGQQLQVEAGGEHDLLAMTFPEGLHLEITETSLVDTPEAMRTMRALHRRGVPLMLDDFGTGFASLAAAQRFPVDTLKIDRSFVAPLPGDGDDRHSAIVASVVTLARHMSMRVVAEGIETPEQARAVQDLGCRFAQGFLFARPADAEVAAAFARAHA
- a CDS encoding sensor domain-containing diguanylate cyclase translates to MNFSVLVTLTFVLSLTYRAWPPPPGWQLKSVRLGLTLVSTVALHLLSPSLPHGVHLDLSLVPVALMVLRYGVGSGALIGLPAALLPLLCAARTPDDPVTLGVALGLINLLLVSGITHLFRWTLNINDPHGSLHRHAWVAVLMFVPYNLGLALLPGGADLLQSTYLLTLAFHVLGFWAAASMITGRVSLLQSTDAFREQAHQDALSGLPNRRQFELDLPFTAPGDALLLIDVDHFKQVNDRFGHPVGDEVLRAIGKVLSETLRGRDRAYRYGGEEFAVILRRVPDARIEEVAHRLRELIAGITFPEPLERVTVSVGGASFGLWSRTRTLWDADEALYRVKQGGRNSVRVQHFHPDSARDPKSSGGGRQLEQLKRS